The proteins below come from a single Panicum hallii strain FIL2 chromosome 7, PHallii_v3.1, whole genome shotgun sequence genomic window:
- the LOC112900587 gene encoding uncharacterized protein LOC112900587 has protein sequence MAAYEARAPLHWDVEEWDFQVWSEDDESLTDGEDLQFLLDEELDEEDDDSWDGDFFSSEEEIDNISESDDDSDDDSAAGGWLRGWPSEDDEESDDDSGDDDDDGDDSNDGNSVGNDDDDDDDDDHESSDGAPPPAKRRKVHGVYRW, from the coding sequence ATGGCGGCCTACGAGGCCCGCGCTCCTCTGCACTGGGATgtagaggaatgggacttccaagTCTGGTCGGAGGACGACGAGTCCCTGACCGATGGCGAAGACCTCCAGTTCCTCCTTGACGAGGAACTGGATGAAGAAGACGATGACTCCTGGGATGGAGACTTCTTCTCCTCAGAGGAAGAAATCGATAATATCAGCGAGTCCGACGATGACTCCGATGACGACTCGGCAGCGGGAGGTTGGCTGCGTGGCTGGCCTTCGGAAGATGACGAGGAGTCTGATGATGACTCCGGCGACGATGACGATGACGGAGATGACAGCAATGATGGCAACAGCGTCGGCaatgacgacgatgatgacgacgatgatgaccaCGAAAGCAGTGACGGCGCGCCtcctccggcgaagcgccgcaaGGTCCACGGTGTTTACCGGTGGTAg
- the LOC112900586 gene encoding uncharacterized protein LOC112900586 produces MGEQKRKFESSGQFDNNSRPRYTPPQGTPFRTGGQNVNYGQSQYPRFNQQGQQQQQAQYAGQSAQRPNFPQNRQNTPTRTPMKNNTPAPTGGNACFKCGEMGHYANSCPKGNVQNTPGQFNNNGQRQTPQQQQQQPRNNNQMPQNYVRGRVNHVAVETAQEAQDVVFVNQLKAGSIEDIRVVCEYPDVFPNDLPD; encoded by the exons atgggtgagcagaaaagaaaGTTTGAGTCGTCAGGGCAGTTTGACAACAACTCACGTCCCCGTTACACACCCCCGCAAGGAACACCGTTCCGCACtggaggacagaatgtcaactacGGGCAGAGTCAGTATCCacgcttcaaccaacagggccagcagcagcagcaagctcagtaTGCCGGTCAGTCAGCACAGCGCCCTAACTTCCCGCAGAATCGCCAGAACACCCCTACTAGGACACCTATGAAGAACAATACTCCTGCTCCCACTGGTGGCAATGCGTGCTTTAAATGTGGTGAGATGGGACACTATGCTAACAgttgtcccaagggaaatgtCCAGAAtactccaggccagttcaacaacaatGGACAGAGGCAAACcccgcagcagcaacagcagcagcccAGAAACAACAACCAGATGCCGCAgaactacgtccgcgggcgtgtgaatcatgtggccgtgGAGACCGCTCAAGAGGcacaggacgttgtgttcg TGAACCAGTTGAAGGCAGGTTCAATTGAGGATATCAGAGTCGTCTGTGAGTACCCGGACGTCTTCCCcaatgatttgccag ATTGA